A window of the Miscanthus floridulus cultivar M001 chromosome 14, ASM1932011v1, whole genome shotgun sequence genome harbors these coding sequences:
- the LOC136503003 gene encoding uncharacterized protein, whose protein sequence is MRIGDERVREATAQQLRRDFGNITFKERESVNEFGIRITNLANNLHSLGDNITDVEIVKKLLQVVPDRLNQAAVSLEMFLDLNNVTVEEAIGRLRAFEERTKPKQVTDAMGCLMLCEED, encoded by the coding sequence ATGCGGATCGGGGACGAGCGCGTGCGAGAGGCCACCGCGCAGCAACTCCGCCGGGACTTCGGCAACATCACCTTCAAGGAACGCGAGTCTGTCAACGAGTTCGGCATCCGCATCACCAACCTCGCCAACAATCTTCACTCCCTCGGTGACAACATCACCGATGTTGAGATAGTAAAGAAGTTGCTGCAGGTGGTGCCCGATCGGCTAAATCAGGCAGCGGTCTCCCTCGAGATGTTCCTCGACCTGAACAACGTCACGGTTGAGGAGGCGATCGGGAGGCTGCGCGCCTTTGAGGAGCGCACCAAGCCGAAGCAGGTCACGGACGCCATGGGGTGCCTGATGCTCTGCGAGGAGGACTGA